The Bactrocera dorsalis isolate Fly_Bdor chromosome 3, ASM2337382v1, whole genome shotgun sequence genomic interval TGGTATTGCTGCGTGATGGACGCACACTCATTGGTTACTTGCGTTCCGTGGATCAATTTGCGAATTTAGTGCTGCACCGAACAATCGAACGTATTCACGTAGGCAATGAATACGGCGATATACCGCGCGGAGTTTTTATCATACGTGGAGAAAATGTTGTGTTGTTGGGCGAAATTGTAAGTTACCAATTAAAAAATACCTACAGGGAACGCTAATTATTTCGTATATTTAGGATCGCGAAAAAGAATCCAAATTGCCGCTGAAAGAGATATCAGTCGATGAAATTCTGGATGCACAACGTAGAGAACAAGAACAAAGGCAAGAGAAACATCGACTTATATCGAAAGCGTTGAAGGAACGTGGCTTAGCGGTTAATACAGATATAATCAATGAGGATTTTTGTTAAGTTATTAACTTcacaatataattataaattaaaaatatatgttttcaaggaatttttaaaaaatgtaaatgtttgttataattttggaagcaaactaaaatatatgaaactaaAATGTGAATGTAATCATACCagaaataacattaaatttttgatgccaatacatacatatataagtgcaTTCATACATTgtgttgttttataaatatttcacgtCACACAAAATCAATTACTGTTTCctcattgttatttttaaaaacaccgTTATGTGAAGTACCATGGCAATATTTGCAATGTCACTTAGAAATCAATTTATAAACtatatttaattgctttttgtGCTTAgaaatttatacttaaatagACGAGTTTGCAATTTCTTGTCATATTATTATAACCTAAAAAACGGTTCTCAGTTTGTGAGAtcttgatctgaaattttgcacacgtcattTTCTCCGCAAAAAACTGCTTGTTTGTCGAAACTGCCGTTAGAAAACCACCATGTAGTTGTCATATGAACTGGTCGATCAAAATAAACACCCTGTATgtaaactttcttatttgacgagatatcttcataagCCACCACTTTGTATGCCCCACTAAccctactcatctaacacctGCTTTTGGTCCGACCTCGATGAAACAGCACGTTGGATTACGTCGACGaaaacttatctaatccttaccatcctaacggggattaggtacccgttacaaTAAGCACAAATGTGGCATGTATTCTTGTGGAATTCAACGGTTTaaatctgaagaaattattcagatcgaagtAATATCCCATAACAGCTGTCATACATATTCAGCAATCAAAACAAACTCGCTGTATGGCAACTGTTTTCTTCTTCTGCTGCCGAAgtcatctttttttttttgcttttcaccaCCAAATGACATGAAAACGTGCATttcaatttgcatatttatttcttcaaatgatattcgtattacatatgtatacatatacgaTAATTTGCAGTAATCTAAATAGGTTATATACTAAATCTTAAATTTGATTCATATTCTTGTATGCACTTATTTATGTGACTTTTGAATGACgttcaaaacaaaacaaaaaaaaattcttatgaatttcaataacaaaTCACTTTAATCGTTAGTGATTTGTTTGATTGTTGGCTCAACTTTGGGATAAACATTACGAACATGATACGCTCGGCAATTTAATCCCTTTCACATAACTTTAATGTTGTTTTTGGCGCAAAAAGTGGTTGCTTTGTAAGCCAAGCTTTGTAGCACTGCAAATGTTCTATGTTTAACACAATTAACAGTATTGCCAGCATGTGGAAGTGTCcacagttaaaaataaaatgtcattaaatTGTATTAACTTGGCTATAGTACATATGGAATATTAAGTTTGTCTTCTTAGTTGGATTTGTGATAAATTGTTGCTCTGCTCGCTTCTTTCAGAATACTatcagtaaaataaaatagtaaaatattgtttaacacATATTAGCTGTTGCTTGTTTGCCTCTATCGCATTTGATTTGCTTTCCACTGGGGAATCTTATGTATGCAATTTGCGTTTATATGCGTATCTCTTACAACTCAAATAATTCCCTAGCGTGTGTCCTTGtcaaacattaaatttaaaaatgttaatctCTTTTAACTTGACTCGATTGAAGCACAAGCTTCAAAGTATTGGaaagtataataatattaatcatTTTacacacgatttttttttacaaattaagcaaaatgttgtttttgtctaTTCTTAGGTAACTTTTTATAgaattatgtttaataaaataaaaattataaattgctttgctaatatttaatatgtatgtgagtTGAGTTGGCGCTCTATTCACGCAAATCATAACTTCTTCAAAGTTCTATTTATTCACTTGGCTTTTCCTCTGCCGTGACGGCTGGTGGCGGTATGTCGGCGGCAGCTGTTGGTGCTTGCGCTACAGCTGTAGCAGGTGCCGTTACATTTTCAACGGCTGGCGCAGGCGGTTCAGGTGTTTCCTTTGCTGGTTGGGTTACGGGTTTCTCACTTAGCTCCTTTTGTTGCACTGGCTGTAGTGGTAAATTTTCTCCTTTTGTTTCCGGCACTACTGGCTCATTCGCCGCCTTGATAGTGGGTTCGCTTTTCTGCACGTCTTCGCTATGCTTCTTGCCAGCGTTCTCTACATATTGCTCTTTGTCTTTCGCTGTTCTACTGCTTTCGGCATCTTGCGCTGTTGTGGAGTTTTCAAACAATGACGTTGTTTTAACCGTTGCTGACGAGTTGCCATCTGGTTTGTATTCCTCCAACTCTAGATCCCAATCATCTTCAGTATCTTCAGGTTTAGCACTTGATTTTGTGATGTCGCGTGCTGTATCGCGCGAGCTACGTCGGTTGCTGCCACCACGCTCACGGTCACCTCGTTCGTTGTCACGGTGATCACCGCGTTCGGAACGGTCTCGATTGCCGCCGGTAGCGCCTCTTCGGTTGCCACCAGGACCGCCGCGTCCATGCCAATCTTCGGGTACATCACGATCGCGAAAACGATTGCCACCGCCGCCAGCGGACCCACTGGCTCCAGCACCACCACGTCGCTTGAACGCGTTGCCATCTTCGCCCTCTTCATCGCTCCAGTTACCTGGCGCACCATGACCACCGATACCGCCGCGCCCACCACCACGGCCTCCACGACCACCTCTACCGCCACGACCAGGCATGTCACGATCAAATGGATTGCGTGGATTAAAGAAACctgcaaacattttaattttttaataaaaatttcaacttttttgtaaaattttgctgtttaaaTGGTATTCTtctttgatatatatatatacaaacctTGTCTCCCCGGCCCTTGTCCTTGTCCAGGACCGCCTCCTGGTCCTCCGTGTCCGCCACGCATAAACATTGGTCCACCACCGGGTCCACCCATGCGCTGATTGAACGCGTTCGGTGGTGGTATACGCATTTGCATGAGACTTGTCGGTTGATTGAAGCGATTCTGCATATTGGGATAGAAATCGCCATTGTGATTGCCGCCCCCACGTGGGCCACCGCCGCGTGGTCCACCACGACCATCAAAGtctgaaaatagaaaaatttaaattcaattatagatttctttttcttcaagttTTCCTATGAAATTACCATTCATAAAATCAGGACGATGTTGTGGATTGTTCATTTCATGTGGGGGCATATTCATAGGTCCAACACCACGGCCGCCTCTACCACCTTCATTGAAATTAGGTGGTCCACCAATCATGCCACCTTCGTTGAAATTAGGTGGTGCACCGGTCATACCACCCTCGTTGAAATTCGGTGGACCTCCCATGGCACCATCGTTAAAATTGGGTGGTCCGCCCATACCGGCTGATTCATTGAAGTTGGCCTGACCACCGTTTTCACGCCATCTTTTTGCAGCTTCAATTAAATCTACTTCGTCATTGGCGCCACTTCGTCCACCCCAACGACTGTTACCACCTGCTCCGCCACGATCGCGATTTCGGTCACGATTAAAGATATCGCCTGAGCCAG includes:
- the LOC105225078 gene encoding U6 snRNA-associated Sm-like protein LSm1, with product MDDLNPLAGTAHLLEEVDKKLMVLLRDGRTLIGYLRSVDQFANLVLHRTIERIHVGNEYGDIPRGVFIIRGENVVLLGEIDREKESKLPLKEISVDEILDAQRREQEQRQEKHRLISKALKERGLAVNTDIINEDFC